A single Nostoc sp. PCC 7107 DNA region contains:
- a CDS encoding SLC13 family permease produces the protein MKLSVDKYKDISINTLIKRLGAFFQTSTRWQFRSLLALFLTSLSGVVVFLLNGLSPQGRLTIFVFLLAVILWSTTSINAGYVAMVSVLLLLLTGSISQEQFFESLGSDVVWLMIGAFILGGAVKQTGLATRLTQIVAAKAHNVSSLFWLLTTVLIPLSFLIPSTSGRAAVTHPIFRSVAHATEDERTRRALALLMPTIILVSTIVSLTGAGSHLVAQDLLQEISGRSISFSQWLLYGLPFGVVASYASCWVIMRLFLDKKRLQQKLNVEYLQSAPLSAPERKTLLIVLLMLALWITEQWHGLEIATVTVIGAMILTAPNFGVIKWKDAVKAVSWNLIIFVGATLVLGRALISSGASGWLINNIFQFSNINSAKSHFLILLLITIISLTSHIYMTSHTARAAALVPPLLYLASSLNINPVAVLFLSTLGMDYCLTLPVSSKALMVYQDADEGFKPTDLLRLSSVMIVIHFALILLFYFTWWRWVGLSL, from the coding sequence ATGAAACTATCTGTAGATAAATACAAGGATATTTCTATAAATACATTGATAAAAAGATTAGGGGCATTTTTTCAGACTTCAACCCGTTGGCAGTTCAGATCCCTTCTAGCATTATTTTTAACTTCTCTCTCTGGAGTCGTAGTATTTTTACTGAATGGTTTATCTCCACAGGGACGGTTGACAATATTTGTATTTCTCCTCGCAGTAATTTTGTGGTCAACCACCTCAATTAATGCTGGTTATGTGGCGATGGTTTCGGTGCTGTTGCTGCTGTTGACTGGAAGCATTTCTCAAGAACAATTTTTTGAGTCTTTGGGTTCGGATGTTGTCTGGTTAATGATAGGTGCATTTATTTTAGGTGGCGCAGTTAAGCAAACTGGTTTAGCCACACGGCTGACTCAAATAGTTGCGGCGAAGGCGCACAATGTCAGCAGTTTATTTTGGCTGTTAACTACAGTTTTAATTCCTCTGTCATTTTTAATTCCCTCTACTTCTGGACGCGCTGCTGTTACCCATCCAATTTTTCGTAGCGTCGCCCACGCTACGGAAGATGAACGGACTCGTCGCGCTCTAGCATTGTTAATGCCAACTATTATTCTTGTATCTACGATTGTTTCATTAACTGGAGCCGGTTCACATTTAGTCGCCCAAGATTTATTACAAGAAATTTCCGGTAGAAGTATTTCTTTTAGTCAGTGGTTACTTTACGGCTTACCTTTTGGAGTTGTTGCTAGTTACGCCTCTTGCTGGGTAATTATGCGGCTATTTTTAGATAAAAAACGCTTGCAACAAAAACTAAATGTGGAATATTTGCAATCAGCGCCTTTATCTGCACCAGAACGCAAAACATTGTTGATTGTTTTGTTAATGTTGGCACTTTGGATAACTGAACAATGGCATGGTTTAGAAATTGCTACCGTCACAGTCATTGGTGCAATGATTCTCACCGCGCCTAATTTTGGCGTTATTAAATGGAAAGATGCAGTCAAGGCTGTTTCTTGGAATCTGATTATTTTTGTTGGTGCAACTTTAGTGTTAGGACGGGCGTTAATCAGTTCTGGCGCTTCGGGATGGTTGATTAATAATATTTTTCAATTTAGTAACATCAACAGCGCCAAATCCCATTTTTTGATTCTCCTACTCATTACAATTATTTCTCTAACTTCCCACATATATATGACTTCTCACACCGCTAGAGCCGCGGCTTTAGTTCCGCCGCTGCTTTACCTTGCTAGTAGTTTAAATATCAATCCTGTCGCTGTGTTGTTTCTCAGCACTTTAGGTATGGACTATTGTCTCACCTTGCCTGTCAGTTCTAAAGCACTGATGGTTTACCAAGATGCAGACGAAGGCTTTAAGCCAACAGATTTACTCCGCCTAAGTTCAGTGATGATTGTGATTCACTTTGCTTTAATTCTGTTGTTTTACTTTACCTGGTGGCGTTGGGTAGGGTTATCTCTGTAA
- a CDS encoding DUF427 domain-containing protein, protein MFSPQRIEPAPGQESVWDYPRPPRLEPTNKHIQIIFNGVTIADTHNAKRVLETSHPPSYYIPPEDIKMEYLVSVPQSSFCEWKGRAGYYTIRVEDKEAQNAAWYYPSPTSAFASIQDHVAFYCHLMDACYVDGEKVQPQPGNFYGGWVTSDIVGPFKGGPGTWGW, encoded by the coding sequence ATGTTTTCCCCTCAACGCATCGAACCTGCGCCCGGACAAGAATCAGTATGGGATTATCCCCGTCCGCCTCGCTTAGAACCTACCAACAAACATATCCAGATAATTTTTAATGGCGTAACCATTGCAGATACCCACAACGCCAAACGTGTTTTAGAAACCAGCCATCCGCCTTCTTACTACATCCCCCCTGAAGATATCAAAATGGAATATTTGGTATCAGTACCCCAATCGAGTTTTTGCGAGTGGAAAGGACGCGCAGGTTATTACACCATCCGTGTTGAGGATAAAGAAGCCCAAAACGCTGCTTGGTATTACCCCAGCCCGACATCAGCTTTTGCATCCATTCAAGATCATGTCGCTTTCTATTGTCATCTCATGGATGCTTGCTATGTAGATGGTGAAAAAGTTCAACCACAACCAGGAAACTTTTATGGTGGTTGGGTTACAAGTGATATTGTCGGGCCATTTAAAGGCGGGCCAGGTACTTGGGGATGGTGA
- a CDS encoding purine or other phosphorylase family 1: MINTVILVPQGAEYQAVCRGLRKNTGTVSTVLSIPVGMQPLTTYLQQWDKQQVSPSKVLVMGLCGSLRQRYAVGDVVLYQHCTYQGQVQECDRTFTTQLYSPLHQQLSLVKGLTSDRVIWSATEKSHLGRTSDSDVVDMESFAALQFFQQMGVAVTVLRVVSDDCQHDIPDLTEAISADGSLQTLPLAWGLIRQPIAATRLIRGSLQGLKVLEKVTQSLFINR, from the coding sequence ATGATTAACACAGTGATTTTAGTACCGCAGGGTGCGGAGTATCAAGCTGTATGCCGAGGCTTGCGTAAAAATACAGGGACAGTATCAACGGTTTTATCGATACCAGTGGGGATGCAGCCTTTGACTACATACTTGCAACAATGGGATAAACAGCAGGTGTCGCCATCAAAAGTGTTGGTGATGGGTTTGTGTGGGAGCTTGCGCCAGCGCTATGCTGTTGGGGATGTAGTGCTGTATCAACATTGTACTTATCAAGGACAGGTGCAAGAATGCGATCGCACTTTCACTACTCAGTTGTATTCTCCTTTACATCAACAACTATCTCTGGTGAAAGGCTTGACAAGCGATCGCGTCATCTGGTCTGCTACAGAAAAATCTCATTTAGGTCGAACATCCGATAGTGATGTTGTCGATATGGAAAGTTTCGCTGCTTTGCAATTTTTTCAGCAAATGGGGGTAGCTGTTACTGTATTACGTGTGGTTAGTGATGACTGTCAACACGATATTCCTGACCTGACAGAGGCTATTAGTGCTGATGGTTCACTGCAAACTTTACCCTTAGCATGGGGCTTAATTCGTCAACCTATAGCCGCTACTCGGTTAATTCGTGGCTCTTTACAAGGGTTAAAAGTATTAGAAAAGGTTACTCAATCACTCTTCATCAACAGATAA
- a CDS encoding glycerate kinase, giving the protein MTLNILIAPSGFKESLDAEQVADCIATGITRVLSDVNICKAPLVDGGEGFTKTLVAATGGTLHHLEVTGPVGQKVQSHFGFLGGTTKKTAVLEMAAAAGLRLVPTNMRNPMITTTYGVGELIKAALDAGAERILVGCGDSGTNDGGAGMAQALGVKLLDENGNELGLGCSELIKLKRLDFSQKDSRLNQVQIDVACNWHNLLCGEKGVARVFGPQKGASPETVEKMALALEHYAAVIQADLGIDMREMPGSGASGGLGTGLQALIGAKLHPRYDIVMDYLELDSLIPQADLVITAEGCIDFQTSRGKIPAEVAKRAKRYQLPVIALVGTIGEGAEINFQQGIDYFNSILTHPCQLHEAISQTATLLTNAAEQVARLLLVGKQIRRYQDLRQGKEKSNQRGRRERSVAESYLVSSGYKNRG; this is encoded by the coding sequence ATGACACTAAACATTTTAATCGCTCCTTCTGGATTTAAAGAAAGTCTTGACGCGGAACAAGTAGCTGATTGTATTGCTACAGGTATCACCAGGGTTTTATCTGATGTAAATATTTGCAAAGCACCTTTAGTAGATGGTGGTGAAGGCTTTACCAAAACTCTAGTAGCAGCCACAGGTGGTACTTTGCATCACTTGGAAGTAACTGGCCCCGTGGGACAAAAGGTACAATCTCACTTTGGCTTTTTGGGTGGAACTACTAAAAAGACAGCTGTGTTGGAAATGGCGGCGGCGGCTGGTTTGCGGCTTGTACCTACGAATATGCGAAATCCGATGATTACTACAACCTACGGGGTAGGTGAGTTAATTAAAGCGGCTTTAGATGCGGGTGCTGAACGTATTTTAGTGGGTTGCGGTGATTCTGGCACTAACGATGGTGGTGCGGGAATGGCGCAAGCTTTGGGTGTGAAGTTGCTAGATGAAAATGGCAATGAGTTAGGTTTAGGTTGCAGTGAATTAATTAAACTTAAACGCCTTGATTTCTCACAAAAAGACTCTCGTTTAAATCAAGTTCAGATTGATGTAGCTTGCAATTGGCATAATCTTTTGTGTGGTGAGAAGGGTGTGGCGAGAGTTTTCGGCCCGCAAAAAGGCGCATCCCCAGAAACAGTAGAAAAAATGGCTTTAGCATTAGAACACTACGCCGCGGTTATCCAAGCAGATTTAGGTATTGATATGCGAGAAATGCCGGGTAGTGGTGCTTCTGGTGGTTTGGGTACTGGTTTACAAGCGTTAATTGGCGCTAAATTACACCCACGCTACGATATTGTCATGGACTATTTAGAATTAGATAGTTTGATTCCTCAAGCTGATTTAGTCATTACGGCGGAAGGTTGCATTGATTTTCAAACCTCACGGGGGAAAATTCCGGCTGAAGTTGCTAAACGTGCCAAGCGTTATCAATTACCAGTGATTGCATTGGTGGGTACGATTGGCGAGGGTGCAGAAATTAATTTTCAGCAAGGGATTGATTATTTCAATAGTATTTTGACCCATCCCTGTCAATTGCATGAGGCGATTTCGCAAACTGCAACTTTGTTAACTAATGCGGCTGAACAAGTTGCGCGGTTGTTGTTAGTTGGTAAGCAAATTAGGCGCTATCAAGATTTACGTCAAGGTAAGGAAAAATCGAACCAGAGAGGGCGAAGAGAAAGAAGCGTTGCAGAAAGTTATTTAGTCAGTTCTGGCTATAAAAATAGAGGTTAG
- a CDS encoding iron uptake porin — MPSLYQNIIFTSNFIFATSLVAIPTFALENQPENLPSDISQLTSVSQLSDIQPTDWAFLALQSLIERYGCIAGYSNGTFRGNRAMSRHEFAASLNTCLAKLQELTTTTKDSLITKQDLDLIQKIQSEFSIELATISNRVDAVENQTAELAANQFATTIKLEAEAIMTVASVFGENIADNNLAFAQRVRLNFVTSFTGKDELNLRLESGNIPEFDENITGTGMTRLGFDEDTGNNVGLDEVYYAFPIGDRIKTTLAIAELELNDIAEPINPLASSGSGAVSRFGRYNPIVRGMDGTGLGLNYQLNQNTNLGFAYMTNDAALATAKNNLFNGNFAALGHLNYQPVANLGIAFTYIHAYYAGGGESGVNLTGSTGSLTARSPFGNVATTANSFGLETSWRINPKFIVSGWVGYTKAESPVTSDDADILNYAVSLAFPDLGSEGNLAGLVIGMPPKVISSSLVADRDTSLHIEGFYRLRVTDNISITPGVFLITNPEHNTNNEGLFVGTIRTTWKF; from the coding sequence ATGCCTAGTTTGTATCAAAATATCATTTTTACATCGAACTTTATATTCGCTACATCACTAGTTGCTATACCAACATTTGCCTTAGAAAATCAGCCAGAGAATCTTCCATCAGACATTTCACAATTAACATCAGTTTCTCAACTTTCTGACATTCAACCTACAGATTGGGCATTTCTAGCTTTACAATCACTGATAGAAAGATACGGTTGTATTGCTGGTTATTCTAATGGTACATTTCGTGGGAATCGCGCTATGTCACGCCATGAGTTTGCAGCGAGTTTAAATACTTGTTTGGCAAAACTTCAAGAACTAACTACTACAACAAAAGATAGCTTAATAACTAAACAAGATTTAGATTTAATTCAAAAAATCCAATCAGAATTTTCCATAGAATTAGCAACTATCAGCAATCGGGTAGATGCTGTAGAAAATCAAACTGCTGAGTTAGCAGCAAATCAATTTGCTACTACAATAAAACTAGAAGCGGAAGCAATCATGACTGTTGCTAGTGTTTTTGGTGAAAATATTGCTGATAATAATCTTGCATTTGCTCAACGGGTGCGCTTAAATTTTGTCACTAGCTTTACGGGAAAAGATGAATTAAACCTCCGCTTAGAGTCAGGGAATATTCCAGAATTTGATGAAAATATTACTGGAACAGGAATGACTCGTTTAGGATTTGATGAAGATACAGGTAACAATGTTGGTCTAGATGAAGTATATTATGCTTTTCCCATCGGTGATAGAATTAAAACCACACTAGCGATCGCCGAACTGGAATTAAACGATATTGCAGAACCAATCAATCCTTTAGCCAGTAGTGGGAGTGGCGCAGTTTCGCGCTTTGGTAGATATAACCCGATTGTCCGCGGTATGGATGGAACAGGATTAGGGCTAAACTATCAACTCAATCAAAACACTAATCTTGGCTTTGCTTACATGACTAATGATGCAGCATTAGCAACAGCAAAAAATAATTTATTTAATGGTAACTTTGCTGCATTAGGACATTTGAATTATCAACCAGTTGCAAATTTAGGCATTGCTTTTACCTATATTCATGCTTACTATGCAGGCGGTGGAGAAAGCGGCGTAAATTTGACAGGTAGTACGGGTAGTTTAACAGCACGTAGTCCTTTTGGTAATGTTGCAACTACAGCAAATTCCTTTGGTTTAGAAACTAGCTGGCGAATCAATCCAAAATTTATTGTTTCTGGTTGGGTTGGTTATACAAAAGCAGAGTCACCAGTCACCAGTGATGATGCTGATATTTTAAATTATGCGGTGAGTTTAGCATTTCCTGATTTGGGAAGTGAAGGTAATTTAGCTGGTTTAGTTATCGGAATGCCACCAAAAGTTATAAGTAGTAGTTTAGTTGCTGATAGGGATACTTCCTTACATATAGAAGGGTTTTATCGCTTGCGGGTGACAGACAATATTTCCATTACACCGGGAGTTTTTCTCATTACAAATCCGGAACATAACACCAATAACGAAGGTCTTTTTGTAGGTACTATCCGCACCACCTGGAAATTTTAA
- a CDS encoding peptidase domain-containing ABC transporter: MTYIKSAFQEFIATLEGFDQLPLEVIVSISEKLEAWRYRIGQKVIGNESLVQKVIFLYEGQVRLLGYEPQTQTAITLKLLKPGAIIGEISFLRQVPCEIAIASTEVICLALNLEEYSRLLSEYPEFANARQNRSNISEVFSVLGVQVAKQANNVANFQEVSQQALFSAKIHYLSPGKTAYHKLDSNNIWFVSGGEIKNFLPGDRVELIDDSIEVSGRIPARLIGFDPEDLSFLDNYSQSEELAINDTQLTITDELDIPYAPDEITPADYPTSKKQKHLKYPFVRGNGEVNATFACFQMLSQHLQIPLRKEVVRRILSEQIKRQGSISFPACAYLAELIGLKAQLVDLPINTLERLPTPALIRYRNNFAVLYAADSHHVVVGVPSQGIVRCKPKELLAHLELEESNYQPQMRVLLLSATKETPQERFGVSWFLPYLSRYRRVLIEVFIASFFVQLAQLANPLVIQLIIDKVIVQNSISTLNVLGVLLLVVGLFEAVISTLRTYLFVDTTNRIDMGLGSQIIDHLLRLPLRYFERRPVGELSTRINELENIRQFLTGTALTVGLDALFSVVYIVVMLFYSWQLTLVGLGTIPIFVVITLIASPTISKQLRNKAERNAETQSYLVEVMSGIQTVKAQNIELRSRFSWQERYARYVGAGFKTVVTSTLANSTSSFLNKLSSLLVLWVGAYLVLQGELTLGELIAFRIISGYVTGPILRLAQLWQNFQETALSLERLSDIVDTPEEGEADRGNIPLPAIDGAVKFDNVSFRFTPSGPLQLSNISIEFTAGQFVGIVGQSGSGKSTMMKLLLRLYDVESGRILIDGYDIAKVELYSLRRQIGVVPQETLLFDGTVQENIALTNPEASTEEIIEAARVACAHEFIMGLPNGYNTRVGERGAALSGGQRQRIAIARSVLQRPKLLVLDEATSALDYPTERQVCLNLAKAFQGSTVFFITHRLNTVSHADTIVVMDASRVIEQGSHQELMAAKGHYYYLYQQQEVNL, from the coding sequence ATGACATATATTAAAAGTGCCTTTCAAGAATTTATTGCCACTTTAGAAGGATTCGACCAATTACCGTTAGAAGTAATTGTGAGTATTTCTGAAAAACTAGAAGCTTGGCGCTATCGTATTGGACAGAAAGTTATTGGTAACGAAAGCCTAGTACAAAAAGTCATCTTTCTTTATGAAGGGCAAGTACGTCTATTGGGATACGAACCCCAAACACAAACAGCAATTACTTTAAAATTGCTCAAACCAGGCGCAATTATTGGGGAAATTAGTTTCTTGCGTCAAGTTCCTTGTGAAATTGCGATCGCCTCAACAGAAGTGATATGTTTAGCGTTAAACCTGGAAGAATATTCCCGCCTGTTATCAGAATATCCAGAATTTGCTAACGCTCGCCAAAATCGCAGCAACATCTCAGAAGTTTTCAGTGTTTTGGGAGTACAAGTAGCCAAGCAAGCTAATAATGTGGCGAATTTTCAAGAGGTATCCCAACAAGCTTTATTCAGCGCTAAAATACATTACTTATCCCCTGGTAAAACTGCATATCACAAACTAGATAGCAACAATATTTGGTTTGTTAGTGGCGGCGAAATTAAAAATTTTCTTCCGGGCGATCGCGTCGAATTAATTGATGATTCAATTGAAGTTTCTGGTAGAATTCCCGCAAGGTTAATTGGTTTTGATCCAGAAGATTTATCATTTCTTGATAACTATAGTCAGTCTGAAGAACTTGCTATTAATGATACGCAACTAACGATTACAGACGAGTTAGATATTCCCTACGCACCCGACGAAATTACTCCAGCAGACTATCCAACATCAAAGAAACAAAAGCATTTAAAATATCCCTTCGTTCGCGGTAACGGAGAAGTAAATGCGACCTTTGCTTGTTTTCAAATGTTGTCCCAGCATTTACAAATTCCCTTGCGGAAAGAAGTAGTACGTCGCATTTTATCTGAGCAAATTAAACGTCAAGGTAGTATCTCTTTTCCAGCTTGTGCTTATTTAGCAGAATTAATTGGATTAAAAGCGCAGTTAGTAGATTTACCAATTAACACCCTTGAACGTCTTCCTACACCAGCACTCATTCGTTACCGCAACAATTTTGCTGTGTTATATGCAGCAGACTCACATCATGTTGTTGTTGGTGTACCATCCCAAGGTATAGTACGCTGTAAGCCAAAAGAATTGCTGGCACATTTAGAACTTGAAGAAAGTAACTATCAGCCACAAATGCGGGTATTACTGCTGAGTGCTACCAAGGAAACACCACAAGAAAGATTTGGTGTATCGTGGTTTTTACCTTATTTATCGCGCTACCGTCGAGTTCTGATTGAAGTCTTTATTGCTTCCTTCTTTGTCCAATTAGCACAACTGGCTAACCCCCTTGTCATTCAGTTGATTATCGACAAAGTAATTGTTCAAAATAGTATTAGTACTCTGAATGTTTTAGGCGTATTACTGTTAGTCGTGGGATTATTTGAAGCAGTAATTAGTACTTTGCGAACTTACCTATTTGTTGATACGACTAATCGCATTGATATGGGTTTAGGTTCGCAAATTATTGACCATTTATTACGGCTACCACTACGCTATTTTGAACGGCGGCCAGTGGGGGAATTATCAACTAGAATTAACGAGTTAGAAAATATTCGGCAATTTCTCACAGGGACAGCGTTAACTGTCGGTTTAGATGCGTTATTTTCTGTGGTTTATATTGTTGTTATGCTGTTTTACAGTTGGCAACTTACTTTAGTCGGTTTAGGGACAATTCCGATATTTGTTGTGATTACTTTAATTGCCTCCCCCACCATCAGTAAACAGTTACGCAACAAAGCCGAACGCAACGCCGAAACTCAATCTTATTTAGTTGAGGTGATGTCTGGTATTCAAACAGTGAAAGCCCAAAATATCGAATTGCGATCGCGCTTTTCTTGGCAAGAGCGCTATGCTCGTTATGTGGGGGCTGGATTTAAAACTGTTGTCACTTCTACCTTAGCTAATTCTACTAGTAGCTTTCTCAATAAACTCAGTAGTTTACTCGTTTTATGGGTGGGTGCTTATTTAGTTTTACAAGGCGAACTGACATTAGGGGAATTAATCGCTTTTAGGATTATCTCAGGTTATGTGACTGGCCCAATCTTACGGTTAGCGCAACTCTGGCAAAACTTCCAAGAAACTGCCTTATCTTTAGAACGCTTGAGTGATATTGTTGATACGCCAGAAGAAGGGGAAGCTGACAGAGGTAATATTCCCTTACCAGCAATTGACGGTGCAGTTAAATTTGATAACGTTTCCTTTCGATTTACCCCTAGCGGCCCGTTGCAACTTTCTAATATCAGCATTGAATTTACTGCCGGACAATTTGTCGGTATTGTTGGGCAGAGTGGCTCAGGTAAAAGTACGATGATGAAATTACTGCTGCGGCTTTATGATGTGGAGTCAGGCAGAATTTTAATTGATGGTTATGATATTGCCAAAGTCGAACTTTACTCTTTAAGAAGACAGATAGGTGTAGTCCCTCAAGAAACACTGTTATTTGATGGGACAGTGCAAGAAAATATTGCTTTAACTAACCCCGAAGCAAGTACCGAAGAAATTATTGAAGCAGCGCGTGTGGCTTGCGCCCATGAGTTTATTATGGGCTTACCCAACGGTTACAATACCCGCGTTGGCGAAAGAGGCGCTGCACTTTCTGGGGGACAACGCCAAAGAATTGCGATCGCTCGTTCTGTACTCCAACGACCAAAACTGTTAGTCTTAGATGAGGCCACCAGTGCCTTAGATTACCCCACAGAACGCCAAGTTTGTCTCAACTTAGCCAAAGCCTTTCAAGGTAGCACAGTATTTTTCATTACCCATCGTTTGAATACTGTCAGCCATGCAGATACTATCGTTGTCATGGACGCAAGCCGAGTCATAGAACAAGGAAGTCATCAAGAATTAATGGCTGCTAAAGGCCATTATTATTACCTTTATCAACAGCAAGAAGTTAATTTGTAA
- a CDS encoding response regulator transcription factor, translating to MQNILIVDDEIRIAAFIEKGLRKNGFNTAIANNGEQALEMLTTAKFDLLLLDVNLPVKDGLTVLTELRAHNMLIPTIIVSANHDVLKQIPQSANKTFPYISKPFKFTDLLNSIRTHLSKNN from the coding sequence ATGCAGAATATTTTGATTGTTGATGATGAAATTCGCATTGCGGCTTTTATTGAGAAAGGCTTGCGTAAAAATGGCTTTAATACTGCGATCGCTAATAATGGAGAACAAGCTTTAGAAATGTTGACTACAGCTAAGTTTGACTTGTTGCTGTTAGATGTTAACTTACCTGTGAAGGATGGTTTAACTGTATTAACTGAACTTCGCGCTCACAATATGCTAATTCCGACAATTATAGTTAGCGCCAATCATGATGTACTAAAACAAATCCCGCAATCGGCAAATAAAACTTTTCCTTATATCAGCAAACCATTTAAATTTACTGATTTATTAAACAGCATCCGCACTCACTTATCTAAAAATAATTAA
- a CDS encoding HlyD family efflux transporter periplasmic adaptor subunit has protein sequence MTQVNGNRLNGNNGNGKHHSETTTESPLLTSADKVSPQPLINQKFDNFEQSVVLRQSPIWSRTIMLTLIVLACFGIVWAYFAKIEQVVPATGQLKPQGTVKDVQAPVNGVVKEIYVKDGQTVNKGELLLTFETVATLAEFNSLIQVRNSLIRENQIYRRLMTSSYTVGSELEFLRSRLPTDAVFLLKSRAALVGENELLRKELRNSTNTQGLGVDEQQRLRVSKLELATRANAAQLEVEKTKKQLTQNQVKIADTQSSLAIQQQIFAKLKTLAEQGGISQLQYLNQQQQVQTLQAEVAQLQEEEKRLKYDIEKGRQELTNTVAVSGKNVLEKISENKQRIADIDSQFIKIVLENEQRLADISSKLSQAQLNLRYQELRAPVSGVVFDSQVKNPGFVANATQKLLQIVPNDNYIAEVFITNQDIGFVREGMKADVRIDSFPFSEFGDIKGELISIGSDALPPDETHKFYRFPAKISLDKQALNFNGKQLPLQSGMSITANVKVREERTVMSLFTEMFTKQIDSLKEVR, from the coding sequence ATGACTCAAGTAAATGGTAATCGTCTCAATGGCAATAATGGTAACGGTAAACATCATTCAGAAACGACAACAGAATCACCTTTATTAACATCGGCAGATAAAGTTTCGCCACAGCCTTTAATTAATCAAAAATTTGATAACTTTGAGCAATCTGTTGTATTGCGTCAATCTCCAATTTGGTCACGTACAATTATGTTGACCTTAATAGTATTAGCTTGTTTTGGCATTGTTTGGGCTTATTTTGCCAAGATTGAACAAGTTGTACCTGCTACAGGTCAATTAAAACCCCAAGGAACCGTCAAAGATGTGCAAGCGCCAGTCAATGGCGTAGTCAAAGAAATCTATGTCAAAGACGGACAAACAGTTAACAAAGGAGAGTTACTACTGACCTTTGAAACTGTGGCAACTTTAGCAGAATTTAATTCATTAATTCAAGTTCGTAATAGCCTGATTAGGGAAAACCAAATTTATCGCCGTTTAATGACTTCTAGCTATACTGTCGGCTCAGAACTGGAATTTTTAAGGAGTAGATTACCCACAGATGCAGTCTTTTTATTGAAAAGTCGCGCAGCATTAGTCGGCGAAAATGAATTGTTGCGGAAAGAATTAAGAAATTCCACAAACACTCAAGGACTGGGAGTCGATGAACAACAACGTTTGCGAGTATCTAAATTAGAATTAGCGACTCGTGCGAATGCAGCCCAATTAGAAGTTGAAAAAACTAAAAAACAACTTACCCAAAATCAAGTTAAAATCGCAGATACACAATCTAGTTTAGCTATTCAACAGCAGATTTTCGCTAAACTAAAAACCCTAGCTGAACAAGGTGGTATTTCTCAGCTACAATATCTCAATCAACAACAACAAGTCCAAACACTGCAAGCAGAAGTCGCCCAATTACAAGAAGAAGAAAAACGTCTCAAATATGACATAGAAAAAGGGCGGCAAGAATTAACTAATACTGTTGCTGTTTCTGGTAAAAATGTTTTAGAAAAAATTTCAGAAAATAAACAAAGAATCGCAGATATCGATAGCCAGTTTATCAAAATTGTCCTGGAAAATGAACAGCGTTTGGCCGATATTAGCAGCAAACTTTCGCAAGCTCAACTCAATCTCAGATATCAGGAACTACGCGCCCCAGTCAGCGGTGTAGTTTTCGATTCGCAAGTTAAAAACCCTGGCTTTGTAGCTAACGCTACACAAAAACTTCTGCAAATAGTCCCGAACGATAACTATATTGCTGAGGTATTCATTACTAATCAAGATATTGGTTTTGTGCGGGAAGGAATGAAGGCTGATGTGAGAATTGATTCCTTTCCTTTCAGCGAATTTGGTGATATCAAAGGAGAGTTAATTTCGATTGGTTCTGATGCTTTACCACCGGATGAAACGCATAAATTTTATCGTTTTCCAGCCAAAATATCTTTAGATAAACAAGCACTAAATTTCAACGGTAAACAACTACCATTGCAATCAGGGATGTCAATCACAGCCAATGTGAAGGTGCGGGAAGAAAGAACAGTGATGAGTCTGTTTACGGAGATGTTTACCAAACAAATTGACAGTTTGAAAGAAGTCCGCTAA